The genomic window CATTCTTTGCCAAAGTACAATTTCAACGTACTTTGGCTCAGTCCTGGTTAGCACTAATCGATTACTTGTTATCATTAACATATTCTTCATTCGTGGAAGTCACTGTCCTGTTTTGATCATGTACCATGCACTCTGTGGATAATGTACCAATCGGCCCAAACAAGCACTTCAGTACGGTTCATATTCCTGGGATTTTCGCATTTAGTTCTCGAGACTACAACCTTTTCGTAAGTCAGTTACACTTTCTCGTGATTTATTATCGCTCTTCAATTAtaaaatttttctttcaaaatcaaTTCGTATAATTAATTGTATACGGTACTTCTCGTCTTCAAAACAATGCGACCGCCTTGTAAGAAACCTTCGTCTTGTCAGACGGTATGTGTCACTACAGAGCTTATGTTGTGCCTTGTTCCTTACATTATAGGTGTAACGcgctgtatacctaagggccaGAAACAGTGAAGTGTATTGCGTTATACAGCACATGGGTGCTCCAATTGAAGCACTGCGCAACTGAGATCTCATGCGCTTGGTGTTCTTGCGTTATTATACCACCGGCCCCACTAACACAATCGCCCATGTAATTAAAGATGATGATTGGGTCAAGTTCCAGTAAATCATTAGGGTAAACGTTAACGCTCCGTACAattgtgcgtttagaaaaagtggttaactatTTAGAGCACttgctactctactatgggagagcttaaagccgtccctctGGTCCCCTCGAACATGCGAATGAAAGGTAGCATGTGTGTTCAGTATGCATAATGTGGGTTTCACTCTTCCTACTCTACAAGCCACAGTTGTGCTTCACTGTTTTATCCAACTTGTCTTATTGTATTTCGGCAACCAATGTTTGAAGGAAAGAAATGcaagagaaaacgaaaacactTCTCTGTATTTGAACAGTTACTTTTTCCAGGCATCTATTCACCACAGTAACTAATTATACTAAATAGAAACTAACTGTAGTTTTAATCGACTACTTATGTACTGTAACACCAACAATCCTGATTAAAAAGGATCACTAGGCGGCTAATGCTCTTGTCGGTGGCATCTCTCACCGTCGTTTCAGTTGAATCAATTGAAGGCAAGAAGCTTGCTTGGCAAGCGGCAACATGCAGTCGCAACTTCATACGCAAGAGTTTTGTTCAGCCAGACCAGATGGTAAAAAGTTAGTCTCGTATATAACGTTCCGATTTATAGATATCGCAATCATTGCCTCCTCCGGATGACGAAGTTGCCACACTTTCGTAAGATCGCTTTACCTTTTTCTCAACTCATTCTCCTCATTGTTTTAACGGCAATGCTGCTCCTCGAATTCACGAATATCGCTCGATTGCGTGGATTTGCTCAGGATATTTTGCGGCAGCAGTGTCTAATGTCAAACGTCCTTTTCACCTGATTAGAACGCCTTAGCTTTCCTTTGCAAACAACCGAGAGAAACAGATCACCATATCTCTGGCTCGCATACCCTGTACAAAAAATCCCCGCGTTTCGTGTTTTCTTACTTTGTTATTTTTAGTCAATACGATCAATATGTAACGACGTAAATAACTCACTTCATCGCACTTGCTTCGCGCGGTATTCGTTGGTGATATCGTCAGTAGGACGATTTTCACCGTCACTCGTGTCGATCACGTGATCCCTGGACGCTCTTTCGCTCTCCCCGCACTTATGCTTCGTAGCCACAAATGCGTCGTTTGTTGCTGTGTGTAGTTCACTGATGCAACGCTCACAAATATTGAGCGACTAAAACACGGTATAGATGCTGGTTTCAGCTCTTTCGAATCAACGTATTCCTTCAGTCGCTGTGCATCGTCCTTCCAGTGCAACTGGCCGGTGTCTTGAATGACGCTTCTTCAAGCCGTAATTTTTTACGTATTCACAGGTACGTACAGTTCATGTTCCCATTAATGCTTTCCAACTGTCGGCAGCATTGAGGCTTTGTGAGGCTCTAACCATATGATCAGCCTGTGCATGTTTTTTTCTTGAATGCGTTACTTTCAGTAAATCGGAACTTAACCAATCTTGATCCCCGTTCCTCATGAGACACCGTCTATCTGGCTAGAACGACGGACTGGCGTTTACTGTTGTTGACGTGTTGTTGCCGAGTAACATTCCGTGCGAACTATTTAGACTGCTTTTGCAACAGCCATATTATTTTCTGAAGTATTCAAATTCCCTTTAGGACGGTTCCTGGAGTGAAAAAATATCTGATTTTTGGTATAAAAGAAAAGTATTATTTATAAGTTCATTCTTCAATCCTGGAACGAAACTTTCCACCTCGAATGGCTCACTTTGCTTGTAATATTTTTATTAGAAATGGGCATATATTCGAAGTGTCAACACAGTTCTATTCGCTCCAtgttcatttaaaaaaaagtttgtgtcgCCGCTTACGTAGGCGACATAGCCAGCGCATGAAGGCCCGAGGAACAGGAACATCCGAGCTCTGCTTTACGTGCTGCCTAAGAATCGCTTCTTTCGCGCGTGATATTTATCGACTGAGAGCTTTCACATTAGGCTGAACGACGGCCTAAAGACGATTTGCGAAAAGCATTGTAATTCACGTCTGCTGCCAAATGGCATTGTTCGGTATCTCAAATAAGCTTGCCTAGAATGGCGCAATTCATGCATTTTCCAAAACGTGTTTGTACCTAAAAATAAGCGTTTTCTATTCCTAAGTGCATGGGCTTTTCCCAAATGAACGAGTATAAATTTAACTGCACCCTTGCGTTTAACATTCGCAACCTGGCTAACTTCGGCCCCGCAGTGGTACTGTCGTGATTATGGCtgtcgactgctaacccgaaggccgctacatagaatcccggctgcggcggctccattttcgatgaaGAATAAAGTATTTGAGGCACGttcactcagatttgggtgtaccaTGGAGAATTCCAGGTTTTcgcaatttctggagccttccactacggcgtctcttataatcatatcgtggtgttgCGAGGTTAAACCTCCGAAAATGAAAACCTCCGAAAATGAGTTTAGGGTTCGTATTTGCTTTCCTAATTTCATAAAACAAGCGCAACTACGCACATTAAACACGTACACAGCTCGACAGCATTTAGGAAAGCTTTGTCCGTGATAAGCGTAATTGTAGTTCCACAACAAAGCAATATATTACGGGAGACGCGGTAGTGGTGGGCTCAAGAAATTTCATGCCCCTAGCGTTCATGTTTGGATATTTTCAATGCGCGCACGGTAAACATGCACAATAGGTAGACACTACCATGCTTACTCGACAGTGATGATCTAGTAATAAAAAAGTATCAAAGTAAGTAATAGATTTCTCGCGCATGCGTCACAGAGGAGGGCGCAACAAAAAGTTATCGTACAGGTAACAtcagaaaataataaaaacaatacATGTATAGGTATATGTACTTATTTATCGTGCAGCACTATTGTCGCTTCGCTAACAAAGCCACGTCCCCTCTTTCGCATGTGGTATGATACTACTATTTGGCGAGTCAGCTAATGCCTATGTCGAAGAAAAATGGTTTCAGTTTCACGAAACGTGGGATGACAACCGCATTTTGTGCAGTGAAGCGGTAGATCAACGTAGCTTGACGCCTTTACACATGCCTGCCGTTCGCCAAGTCTGTCGTTTATCTACCATCAAGACTGGTCATCGCACACTTTGCGACCCGAAAGAAGTTTGATAAGACCACCCCTTTTACGCAGTTCCCAAACTTGTTCCGGTGTTCCACGAAGCAAGCTGATCAATCTATGTGCTTATTCACACACGGACTTaccagttagttttttttttcaaaaaatggcACCTCTACGCAATATTTACTGCCCACATGTTTCATGTTGTGTGCCAACTTGGGCGTATACGATGTAACAGCCACTTTGTAGTAGTTTTTTCAATTCAACTGGGCTCCCTGTTTATTGCCCCTAATTTCGCCAGCTAGAATTgtgcacagtgaaaaaaaataatcaaatgACGTGATCTGACTTATCAGTTTGCTCGGTGAAAGGGCCGAAACAGGTCCGAAAGATGCGTAAAAGGGTGGTTTATATTGAACTCGATAACAGTATCGACCAGAGTAGCATCAAAAGGGTAGTCTATAACACTGTCGACCATAAGGGCACTACCACTACGCATGAGGGCAGGTAAGCACGCCTTGAGTGGGCTAAAAGACAAAGTCAACATTCTCTTCGCTCTGATGCCATTTCCGTCACCACGCGGAAATCAGCAGAACATCGTTCAAGGCGACCGTTATCCGCTGAGTAATCGCGAGCTTTGCGTTAAAAGAGGAATAGCCGAGCTGTGAGGAAATGAGACAGTGATGCTCATGAATTTGGGAAACAAGTACAAGAACGTGAGCGAAGGCACGAGGGTAGCCTACATCGAACAGTTTATGATAGCTACCAATGCTTTTATTCTCAGTGTTTTTACGTAACCTACTCCAGTGAACCAAGCTCCTAAACTAGCTTTCAACATAACTACATGCATTTAAAAGTAAGCGACAACAGCTCAAAAGCCTGCCCGTGCAGTGCAATAAGTGTGTTTACTCGTCATCAAGAATTCAGCAGACACCGATTGCAATACGTGACATCATAACACATAGAGCTGCCAGACCACTCCTTAAAAGCCCGTGCCCAGTTTCGACGCGAGAATGCGAAGCTGTGAAGAAACAAGTGCGTTAAATACTATATAACACCATCTGCCATTAAAGGGAACCGTAAGTAACATGTAAAGCAGCACATATATCGACCTAAAGTTCCGTCCATTACGGGAACTTTGCCCAATCTTGTAAAGCGTCCTTGAGCCCACCATTCATTTACAGTAGTTTCTGTGTTTCTGTGATACTGTTGTACGCTCCGAGTTCTTGTTCAGGACGCATAACGCAGCAAACAagacgtgacgcagcacgcagcttgtcgattggtctaaaccaagTCTGAACAAACAGCAACGAAGTCAATGTCACCGAtgaccgagttgacgtcactgcacgtGGAAGGAAATTGGTGAGCCGTAGAAAAGATGCACGAgcttctttgcaaaaaaaaatagtagGTGCTTGTTGACTCACCCTTTTTAATTAAATTAAAAGTGTGTTGCGCAGCGGCACGCATTTGGTTTTTATGGACCCAACAAACCGCCATCTGCGTCCTTAGTTTCTGTTGGCTGCAACAAACCTTGGGTGCGAGTGCTTCCTCCTGGATGGCGTTTTCAACAAAAAGGGGACGCACATTTCCAGGGGGTAGGGGGCAAGAGGTCAATTTCTCGGTGGTCACATGTATAGAAAAAGCTTCAGATGGGATTATAGCAGCCCTAGGAAAGCCGATGTCGAGAAATATACTTGACTTCACGCACATGTGCCAGCGTTTTTCTTTTCTCACGTGGCCATTATCCTTGCTTTCGGGCTAACTCAGCAATATCTGAAAAGAAAGCTTCGACTGGACGTCATGCTTCTGCATTCAAGTAATTTGAAGAGTTCGCTGAAACAGGTATGAAGAAGTTGAGTTTTTGTACGCCCACTTGTGAGATTCTTCCTGCATCTACATGTGCAAGTACGATTGTAAATGTTGGTTGTTATGAATTTCGCCATTACTCAGACTATCCTCAAGTGATACGTTCATTCATGAGTGCAATTCTGTAATTGCTGAATCTATGTTACACACCTTCAGCAACGTTTTATTGACATAAACGTGACGAGCTATGGCATCACCGAAGCAAAGCTGCGCCTCGGCATCGATATTTTGGGCAACATGGTCCCTGaggtgttttctttttccttccacAGGCCTGAATTATTGAAACGTTGCTTTCAAGGCTGCGTAAGCGAGCTGTTCTTCAAAGCAGCTCCATTACAGAATGGCTACTTTCTCAGTTTCTTCGTCCAAATCACACGTTCAACTTATGGTTCAGGTGACAATTATAAGTTTTTTTCAACAGCGCATGATCATGTTGGAGGTCAATATTTTGAACGAAGCCTGACATCCCTCTTTCAGAAATTCGAGATGCAAGGCGGTAGCTCACCTAACGGTGATCGTCAAACACAACATGGAAAGCAAAAACCCAAGTTCAAAGTGGACTTGGTGTTTTGGAGACCTCCACCCAGAAGGAAATGGAAGCTTCGCTCCTCAGCCGGAAAGGGAGAAAGCTCCGATGCGTTGTCGCGTGCGTTCAAGCACTGGGCCGTGCTGTGTTGCCTTGACAATGGGGCTTCGTATGTGGTAGATGCTGTGCAGGAAAATGGCGTTCTCAATGGACGTCTTAAAACCAACGACGCGAAATGCAAACCACTTGAAAAGGTAAACACGTCATACAGCGGCTAATTCGAAACAATTGGGCTATTCTGTAGTTTTGCATACCTGTACGTTCTACACAGGTTTCCGGGTTAAAAACGCCACGTGGCTCAAAGAGATAAGACCTGTTCTTCTACGACAGTTTACGAGCACATGTCTGTTGCAGGTTGCTTCACAAAGCATTGTAGCTCTTTGAAGCTCACCTGCTGTACGAATGCCTGTGGGATCGACCCACGTTTTCTCACAAGATGATGCATTATGATGTGGTCATAAAGTCTTTACAAGTATTGAATATCTGTGACGTGTTGATGCCATCTTGAAACTGTAGTGGCGCATCACTAGACTTTAAAAGGTTGCTGTTGATGCTGGCACTGATAACCATTTTTTGGGATTGGTCAGGCATGTGCAGCTTCTACCTTGAAACATGAGTTTTAGTCGAAGTAACGTTTTCAGATAATGATGCTGTTTGCACCACTCATGCCACGCAAATGTCGACATCACTTCTATACTGTGTAAACGGGATAGTTAAGTTGCCTGCTAAATTTTCATGCTTCATCGTTCCTGTGAGGATAAGAAATTCAGACACCCGCATTGTTTACATATCCAACTTTCCTGTTTCTCACCTCTCTCTGTAGTCCAAGTCTGAATTACTAACCTCAGGTCCCGCTACACATCATTGAACGAGTCAAGACAGCACAAATTTAATCAGACTCGAATGAAAAAAAACATCTCGTACCATGCGTACTCGTAGCCTGTGAGTCCTCGGTGTCAGACAACAACTgtaagaacacacacacaatatcGAATAGCTGAAACGCCACGCTTCTCAAATAGGAAGGGTGACCTGGTGCATTGCGAAGAAACGTTTGGGCACGAAAGTGGTGGAAGCTTAATTTATGAGTCGCACCATGTCCATCGCCCCTCACTATGGATGTACAACGCTTAGAAAGGCAGATTTATTATCATTATCAAAGCATAGAAGCAAGCTCCCACGTCCTTCAATGTATGAAGTATCAAAAGTGTTTAGTGTAGCGCTAACATATAATAATTGTGACCTAATTTAAGATTGGCGCGATTCAAACTACGAGAGGCAGTCGCACACAAAGACCAGGTGGCACGCCGTCTGTCGCTTTGGCATCGAATACATTACGCGGGCAGGGTCCGAAGCTCTAATATCCAAAAATATTTGAGAAACGTATCAAATTCTCTCATCTCATACAATATGCACGCTCTCACAAACGCAGAACGCCGCGCCGACCTCGTGAAACATCCTGACAAGAATAACGATGTGGCCGCGAATGTAGTTTACGTCGACGCAGCAGTCTACCTAAAAGAACCAGTTACAGCGCCCGCTCTCGTCAAGGCGCAGAACCGTGTTACACCTGGCACCAGGCTCCTTAATCACCCTACTTATCCCGAAGAGGGCGAAGAAGCCGTCATTGCTTTAGCCTATGCAACGACAGCGCCTCTTGTATTGTTAATGACATTTAGACAGCTGCCCCGAAGTTCACCATGGACCTAATTTGACCGAAATCGAACCACATACTCGAAACCACATCCCGATCTTGACACCGCTATGCTGATTTAATATGGGTTCCGGGCCAATCAAGTTTTTCCGGAAACGACGCCACTGACAACGTTTCAACAGAAATTCTTCACCAAGCGCGTCACCCGTCATCAGAGCGGCTACCTTCCCAATGAGTCTAGCAGGCTGAGGAGGATAAAGTAGAATCCTGGTGTGGCCATGTAAAATATGGAATGGTTATGTACTGGGAAATCCTCAGAAATCACTGTAGCGGTAGATTGAAGTGGCCACCACCTGAAAAGTCGCTGAATATGTACCAGTTGACAATGCCGTAATTATTCTCTATGCACTCCAAACACGCGTACGAACGTACCCCACACCCACGCTGTGTAGTGGCATGTTACCCGCACGTCTATACACCACTATGAAAACTTATAGCAGAGTAACCCAGCCCACCTCGACATCATTGTGTGAGCACACCACGCAGCGCCAGACAGGACAAATTACAGCACTAATCCTACAATTATGATAACCACACTCGAGCAGCTGAAGACTTCAGCGTGGCGCGAGCCTGGATGACCAATAGCAGACCATCCGGCTGGCCGTAGGCACCACCAAAATTCAACATATGGTCATCGCCTCTGAAGGCGAGCTCCAGTGGAGTTTCAATGGTGTCTCCCGGCCCATGCCTTCCTTGTTCTTAGCAAGGACAAAAATtgttttcgctctctctctctctgcctgtcTATATGTCTCTCTCTATGGGGTAGAATACTTCGTACTGCACGCAAAAGGCTTCAAGTTCATTCCCGCTGGGACCCCGACCTTCATTCATTGCATTCGTCGGTGCAACGTTGCCGATGTAAGTTTTTCGTAATGCTGCCGCATTTGAATAACCAATGTCCATTCTCGCCGTTCTTAGGTAGATATAGCTAACAATCATCTGTGGTGCATCATCACATGTCGCGGATCGGGGTATatgagtatgtgccacacgtgtctgaaGGAAAGCGTTTGATGAGAAACGCAATGATATTGTGAATTtgttcatgttatgaccagcCAGGCATATTTGAAGTGAGGGAACGTCAGGCCCAACTTACTGTACTTCTCTTTCAGCTATCACTCGGCGTTTATCCGCTAGACTATGGCGATATAACGAAAGCTTTCGGAGAGATTGCAAAACCAGGAAAGTACAGCGTGATGAAAAACAACTGTCAAGAATGGGTCATCGACTTGTTAAGAACAATGAAGATCAGTGTACCACCGGAAGTAAGAACAATTGCCGACCTCATATCAAGACTTCGTCTTCTTTCCGGCAGCAAGGTAAGACAAGCATCTCtctaagcctccaggtttcttctGAGTAGGTGAGTATTGACATGACGCAGCTACTATACCTGTTTTTTTTGGGCTAATGAT from Rhipicephalus microplus isolate Deutch F79 chromosome 7, USDA_Rmic, whole genome shotgun sequence includes these protein-coding regions:
- the LOC119180105 gene encoding uncharacterized protein LOC119180105 isoform X2, yielding MATFSVSSSKSHVQLMVQKFEMQGGSSPNGDRQTQHGKQKPKFKVDLVFWRPPPRRKWKLRSSAGKGESSDALSRAFKHWAVLCCLDNGASYVVDAVQENGVLNGRLKTNDAKCKPLEKLSLGVYPLDYGDITKAFGEIAKPGKYSVMKNNCQEWVIDLLRTMKISVPPEVRTIADLISRLRLLSGSKVL
- the LOC119180105 gene encoding uncharacterized protein LOC119180105 isoform X1 is translated as MATFSVSSSKSHVQLMVQKFEMQGGSSPNGDRQTQHGKQKPKFKVDLVFWRPPPRRKWKLRSSAGKGESSDALSRAFKHWAVLCCLDNGASYVVDAVQENGVLNGRLKTNDAKCKPLEKLSLGVYPLDYGDITKAFGEIAKPGKYSVMKNNCQEWVIDLLRTMKISVPPEVRTIADLISRLRLLSGSKQNKESQRN